One Bacteroidota bacterium genomic window carries:
- a CDS encoding PorP/SprF family type IX secretion system membrane protein, whose product MLKKSLQVIVLCLVVLHSQAQDQHFSQFFNSPQNLNPALSGVFNGDLRIAANHKNQWRTLPVPYRTYSISADGKLPLGLKNDYVCAGILFNNDKSGDGSFITNQAGISLAYLKKLNKDSSSFLSFGIQPSLISRSINLSKLSFDNQFSDGAYNSAITNGENFSRTNFQF is encoded by the coding sequence ATGTTGAAAAAAAGTTTGCAGGTAATTGTGCTATGCTTAGTTGTGCTTCACTCACAAGCACAAGATCAACATTTTTCACAGTTTTTTAATTCTCCACAAAATTTAAATCCTGCTCTTTCAGGAGTTTTTAATGGTGATTTAAGAATTGCTGCGAATCATAAAAATCAATGGAGAACCTTACCTGTACCTTATCGTACTTACTCTATTTCTGCCGATGGAAAACTACCACTAGGACTCAAAAATGATTATGTATGTGCCGGAATACTTTTCAACAACGACAAATCAGGTGATGGATCATTTATCACCAATCAAGCTGGAATTTCGCTTGCTTATTTAAAAAAGCTTAATAAGGATTCAAGCTCCTTTTTGTCTTTTGGAATTCAGCCATCATTGATTTCTAGAAGCATCAATTTATCCAAATTATCCTTCGACAATCAGTTTAGCGATGGTGCTTATAATTCGGCTATAACAAATGGGGAAAATTTTAGCCGAACCAACTTTCAATTTTAG
- a CDS encoding type IX secretion system membrane protein PorP/SprF, protein MLDLSAGISFYQKINQHSNATLGFSYAHFSSQNTSFFSDKSTVINPKFVAHATFVFNLSESFDLIPVVMYENQNKAKEIVAGTQARFIFENRSDKTRAFSLGAFMRLKDAFIVNAQLDYNRYRFGLSYDVTTSALKNANNRLGGIELSIVYIMKRFIKVNQAKVICPVFL, encoded by the coding sequence ATTTTAGATCTTAGTGCAGGTATAAGTTTTTATCAAAAAATTAATCAACACAGTAACGCAACTTTGGGATTTTCGTATGCCCATTTTAGCTCACAAAATACCAGCTTTTTTTCCGACAAATCCACCGTAATAAATCCAAAATTTGTAGCGCATGCCACTTTTGTCTTTAACTTATCTGAATCGTTTGATCTTATTCCTGTTGTGATGTATGAAAATCAAAACAAAGCTAAAGAAATTGTCGCCGGAACCCAAGCAAGATTTATTTTTGAAAACAGATCCGACAAAACTCGAGCATTTTCTTTGGGCGCTTTTATGCGATTAAAAGATGCTTTTATTGTTAATGCTCAACTTGATTATAACCGCTATCGATTTGGTTTAAGCTATGATGTAACCACTTCCGCATTAAAAAATGCGAACAACCGACTTGGAGGGATTGAACTTTCCATTGTGTATATAATGAAGCGATTTATAAAGGTAAATCAAGCGAAGGTAATTTGTCCGGTATTTTTATAA
- a CDS encoding tetratricopeptide repeat protein — protein MRYLSIYFLVFLSQLFTSFNATCQSNERYIKEGDKYSALGDIYNASLNYASYLKEDSLNKEVLYKYAESSRLLNDYTKAKETYSKLYKRDRGISFPECIFWLAMVQKNLGEYEEAKQLFEKYNKRFKKKGTYTAIKSQLEVEACDWAIKSLKNPTNLRIYHLDSTVNSSFSEFAPVEKDCTLYFSSSKEELKKNKKSLPHTSVYQVNLSHNQLVPADTVFNAPGVNSGNLSFSKDGSTAYFTRCVSIGPLENRCAIYVTHYTNGKWASAKRLNDTINQPDYSSTHPCIAQVDSVGTVLYYSSNRKGGEGKMDLWACKISPNGVFGIPYNLGKQVNSMDNEISPWFSNESQLLYFSSDWHKGFGGFDIFKCKRANRIYNSPENLGYPINSSYNDLYFSSNSSNSTAYFSSNREGSYFDTFQSCCNDIYSYKDVPKLTPVKPVAIPAIVQTKKDTVLKIVNELKLLVPLTLYFDNDEPDSKTLAITTSKTYSSTFNEYLKLIEPYKSQFTKGLRGEQKADAAAEIEALFTDSIEFGMQQLEKFSELLARILPEGEQVKITLKGYCSALASTDYNKNLARRRIACLRNYFANYKNGELTKYIITPEYTPSTKGSIEFTEVEIGEINSNESDDLQNTRLSIYSPQAALARKIKIIAISSK, from the coding sequence ATGAGGTATTTAAGCATTTACTTTCTTGTTTTCCTTTCTCAGCTTTTTACTAGTTTCAATGCTACTTGCCAAAGTAATGAACGTTACATCAAAGAAGGTGATAAATATTCAGCTTTAGGCGATATTTACAATGCTTCTTTAAATTATGCCAGCTATTTAAAAGAGGACTCGTTGAACAAAGAAGTGCTCTACAAATACGCCGAAAGTTCTCGTCTACTTAATGATTACACTAAGGCAAAAGAAACGTATTCAAAACTGTATAAACGCGATCGAGGAATCAGTTTTCCAGAGTGCATTTTTTGGTTAGCAATGGTGCAAAAAAATCTAGGTGAATACGAAGAGGCAAAGCAACTTTTTGAAAAATACAATAAACGATTTAAGAAAAAAGGCACCTATACTGCTATAAAATCACAACTCGAAGTTGAAGCTTGTGATTGGGCAATTAAATCTTTAAAGAATCCTACTAACCTTCGTATTTATCATCTTGACAGCACGGTGAATAGCTCCTTTAGCGAATTTGCGCCAGTTGAGAAAGATTGCACTTTGTATTTTTCAAGCTCAAAAGAAGAACTTAAAAAAAATAAAAAATCTCTTCCTCATACTTCCGTCTATCAGGTTAATTTATCGCACAACCAGCTTGTTCCTGCGGATACTGTTTTCAATGCTCCCGGTGTAAATAGTGGAAATTTGAGCTTTAGCAAAGATGGCTCAACTGCTTATTTTACGCGCTGTGTAAGCATAGGACCTCTTGAAAACCGTTGCGCAATTTACGTAACACATTATACAAATGGAAAATGGGCGAGTGCCAAAAGATTGAACGACACTATTAATCAACCCGACTATTCGAGCACACACCCTTGCATTGCACAAGTTGATTCTGTTGGAACAGTTTTATATTATTCCAGTAACCGCAAAGGTGGAGAAGGTAAAATGGACCTTTGGGCTTGTAAAATATCTCCAAATGGAGTATTCGGAATCCCCTATAATCTTGGCAAACAAGTGAATTCAATGGACAATGAAATTTCGCCTTGGTTTTCAAATGAAAGCCAACTACTTTATTTCAGTAGTGACTGGCATAAAGGCTTTGGTGGATTTGATATTTTTAAGTGCAAACGCGCTAATCGAATTTATAATAGTCCCGAAAATTTAGGCTATCCAATAAATTCATCTTATAACGATTTGTATTTTTCATCCAATTCAAGCAATTCAACAGCATATTTCTCCTCCAATCGAGAAGGATCTTACTTTGATACATTTCAGTCTTGTTGTAACGATATTTATTCCTATAAAGATGTACCCAAGTTAACTCCGGTTAAGCCTGTCGCAATTCCTGCTATTGTTCAAACTAAAAAGGATACTGTTTTGAAAATTGTTAACGAGCTAAAATTACTGGTTCCTCTTACCTTATATTTTGATAACGATGAACCTGACAGTAAAACATTGGCAATCACAACCTCTAAAACTTATTCATCAACTTTTAATGAATACCTTAAGTTAATTGAACCTTACAAAAGCCAATTCACTAAAGGACTTCGAGGTGAGCAAAAAGCTGACGCTGCTGCTGAAATTGAAGCCCTCTTTACAGACTCAATTGAATTTGGAATGCAACAACTCGAAAAATTTTCAGAATTGTTAGCTCGAATACTACCCGAAGGAGAACAAGTAAAAATTACACTTAAAGGGTATTGCAGTGCACTTGCTTCAACCGATTACAATAAAAATTTGGCGCGTAGAAGAATAGCCTGCTTGCGAAATTATTTTGCAAATTATAAAAACGGTGAACTCACTAAATACATTATTACTCCTGAATATACTCCAAGCACTAAAGGAAGTATAGAGTTTACTGAAGTAGAAATAGGTGAGATAAATTCAAACGAAAGTGATGACTTACAAAACACCCGACTTTCGATTTACAGTCCACAAGCAGCTCTTGCTCGTAAAATTAAAATCATTGCAATTTCTTCAAAGTAA
- a CDS encoding T9SS type A sorting domain-containing protein has product MKTIRRSIICACILLKSANLYAQSTILWHRSYDSGNSDEGQRVMVNSQGSVYVAGLSTFGPDQNILSMKYDSTGTLVFAYKCNPALPGNLVKLEQAVNANIYALSSVDIGNNDIAYSITKFTPSATFRFQYNSGDSINYRFIPVDMAIDNAENCIVAGTFQEYVNNSKSGFFIKQISSVGVDKWTRTYTGLGSCQLADIAVDNSSNVYVLGTQNSSSNNADFVLQKYNANGLLLWTKTYNGVANLQDKGEKISIDNATGNIYVTGIVNYNGSANQIDNVVVKYNSSGSRQWQRVFGYTGTNSAKEILFDATGNCYVVGNALDVNNSSGAQPSRIFVAKFSAGGTQQWLKVHNNGNYVHEWAKSAVSDNSGNIYVGAEIKDSASFVSDMLAYKLSNAGTKRWEQRGDGLAGENDFVSAIYKDNASNVYITGRNGNASYDARTTRIADKVVSCGTGFTQLCYLNKTRCYANADVALYITKGAKMGACVGLRKMEIESYQTLENGFVVYPNPSNNNFTLQTVEGDIASITLLDLTGREIQKHESVKDGFQFGNELEAGIYLAKINGVNETKIIKLIKK; this is encoded by the coding sequence ATGAAAACAATTCGACGTTCAATTATTTGCGCATGCATACTTCTCAAAAGTGCTAATTTGTATGCACAGTCAACCATACTTTGGCACCGTAGTTACGACTCGGGGAACAGCGACGAAGGACAACGCGTTATGGTAAACAGCCAAGGAAGTGTTTATGTAGCAGGACTTTCAACCTTTGGTCCCGATCAAAATATTTTATCTATGAAATACGATAGTACCGGAACTCTTGTATTTGCCTATAAGTGCAACCCCGCTCTTCCTGGGAATTTAGTAAAATTAGAACAAGCTGTGAATGCAAATATATATGCGCTTTCCTCTGTTGATATTGGCAACAACGACATTGCATATTCAATTACTAAATTCACACCAAGTGCTACTTTTCGCTTTCAATACAATTCTGGCGATAGCATTAATTACCGCTTTATTCCGGTTGATATGGCCATTGATAATGCCGAAAATTGTATTGTTGCAGGAACCTTTCAAGAATATGTAAATAACAGCAAATCGGGATTTTTTATTAAACAGATTTCATCCGTTGGGGTGGATAAATGGACCCGAACCTACACTGGTTTGGGAAGCTGCCAACTTGCAGATATTGCTGTAGATAACAGTAGTAATGTATACGTATTAGGTACCCAAAATAGCAGCAGCAATAATGCTGATTTTGTGTTGCAAAAATACAATGCCAATGGTTTGTTGCTTTGGACTAAAACATACAATGGCGTAGCCAATTTACAAGATAAAGGAGAAAAAATATCAATTGACAATGCAACTGGTAACATTTATGTTACTGGTATTGTAAACTACAATGGCAGCGCAAACCAAATTGATAATGTAGTAGTAAAATACAACAGTAGCGGTTCTCGTCAGTGGCAACGAGTATTTGGATACACCGGAACAAATTCGGCTAAGGAAATACTTTTTGATGCTACTGGAAATTGCTACGTAGTTGGCAACGCATTAGATGTTAACAATAGTAGCGGTGCGCAACCTAGCAGAATTTTTGTTGCAAAATTTTCGGCAGGAGGAACACAACAATGGCTTAAAGTTCATAACAATGGAAACTATGTGCATGAATGGGCTAAGTCGGCAGTAAGCGATAATAGTGGCAATATCTATGTGGGTGCCGAAATAAAAGATTCTGCTTCATTTGTAAGTGATATGCTCGCATACAAATTATCAAATGCTGGAACTAAACGTTGGGAACAAAGAGGCGATGGATTAGCTGGTGAAAACGATTTTGTTAGCGCTATATATAAAGACAATGCAAGCAATGTTTACATTACCGGCCGCAATGGGAATGCAAGCTACGATGCACGAACAACACGTATTGCCGACAAAGTTGTTTCTTGTGGCACCGGTTTTACCCAATTGTGTTACCTCAATAAAACCAGGTGTTATGCCAATGCAGACGTTGCACTTTACATCACAAAAGGAGCAAAAATGGGTGCTTGTGTTGGATTGCGTAAGATGGAAATTGAATCCTATCAAACTTTAGAAAATGGATTTGTGGTTTATCCTAATCCATCAAACAACAACTTCACATTACAAACTGTTGAAGGTGATATTGCAAGCATTACACTTCTTGACCTTACCGGAAGAGAAATACAAAAGCACGAATCGGTTAAGGACGGTTTTCAATTTGGTAATGAATTAGAAGCCGGAATATATCTTGCAAAAATAAATGGTGTTAACGAAACTAAAATTATCAAGCTAATCAAAAAATAA
- a CDS encoding DUF2807 domain-containing protein, which yields MKNKINQLVLFSIAILILFNCACTTIDGTGPLVSQKRNTNEFNGVMLDMSANVYLIHGDTPSVILRAQQNIADEIITEMDGSTLVIKTKNSISTNEPIELWLTLKTIEEVELNGSGSITSESAFKCEKTRIDISGSGKISLALMNEKLSVSINGSGDLNLTGKVTAAELEVTGSGNILAGDCDIDECEVTVSGSGIAKLHVNEKLTSDIKGSGSVHYSGNPQKVKSEISGSGQLLKED from the coding sequence ATGAAAAATAAAATTAACCAACTTGTGCTTTTTAGTATTGCTATTTTGATATTGTTTAACTGCGCCTGCACAACTATTGATGGCACGGGACCGTTGGTTAGTCAAAAAAGAAACACGAATGAATTCAATGGAGTAATGCTCGATATGAGCGCCAACGTTTATTTGATACATGGCGATACTCCTTCGGTTATATTGCGTGCACAGCAAAATATTGCCGATGAAATTATTACCGAAATGGATGGTTCAACTTTAGTAATTAAAACAAAAAATTCTATTTCTACAAATGAACCCATTGAGCTATGGCTTACACTCAAAACCATTGAAGAGGTTGAACTAAATGGTAGTGGGTCTATTACCAGCGAATCTGCTTTTAAATGCGAAAAAACCCGTATTGATATTTCCGGAAGTGGAAAAATAAGCTTGGCACTAATGAACGAAAAACTTTCTGTGTCAATAAACGGTTCAGGTGATTTAAATTTAACAGGAAAGGTCACAGCAGCAGAACTTGAAGTTACGGGATCTGGAAATATACTTGCAGGTGATTGCGACATCGACGAATGCGAAGTGACTGTTTCGGGCTCAGGTATAGCCAAGTTACATGTTAACGAAAAACTTACGTCCGATATCAAGGGTAGCGGCTCGGTGCACTATTCTGGTAATCCACAAAAAGTTAAAAGTGAAATTAGTGGTAGCGGACAATTGCTAAAGGAAGATTGA
- a CDS encoding WG repeat-containing protein, protein MKKILFVLFAFASFLVTAQQTVISAKYDNIGKFYNGIAIVRLNGKVGAINSDGKEVIKPEWDKLTGFGNDGIAFAHKDGLVGLISKNGKILLKPNYQRISNFKFGKATITKDNLIGLVDNTGKILIEPKYQKLVIEKGDLIRATENGTEVLLKSAK, encoded by the coding sequence ATGAAGAAAATACTTTTTGTACTTTTTGCTTTTGCATCCTTTTTAGTAACGGCTCAACAAACCGTAATTTCTGCAAAGTATGATAACATTGGTAAGTTTTACAATGGTATTGCTATAGTTCGTTTAAATGGTAAAGTGGGTGCAATTAATAGCGATGGTAAAGAAGTTATTAAACCCGAATGGGACAAACTAACCGGGTTCGGAAACGACGGGATTGCTTTTGCACATAAAGATGGCTTAGTTGGGCTGATTTCAAAAAACGGGAAAATTTTGTTGAAACCAAATTATCAGCGCATCAGCAATTTTAAATTTGGAAAAGCAACAATTACCAAAGATAATTTGATTGGTTTGGTAGATAATACCGGTAAAATATTGATAGAACCTAAATATCAAAAATTGGTTATTGAAAAGGGTGATTTAATTCGGGCTACCGAAAATGGAACCGAAGTGCTTTTAAAGTCGGCAAAATAA
- a CDS encoding bifunctional phosphoglucose/phosphomannose isomerase has product MKKLVEEFSKELSASFQISEAAILTKSSDAIHNVFISGCGGSGIGGTIVAELVAGEATVPITVNKDYFIPAFVSKNTLAIICSYSGNTEETISAMEFASKQKAKIVCVTSGGKIAEMAKAAGYDCIFIPPGRPPRASFGYSGLQLFKILHFNGIISDAYKNDLLNAIKLLDAEESDIQKTALEVAQKFVGKTPVIYTLGATEGVAVRFRQQINENGKMLCWHHVIPEMNHNELVGWTHKNDNLIVCAIRNKNDFYRSVKRLEVNKSVFEKYTPHYVELHSKGDSKIENALYHIHLGDWISCFIADINKIDATEVNVINHLKNELAKI; this is encoded by the coding sequence ATGAAAAAACTAGTTGAAGAGTTTTCAAAAGAATTAAGCGCTTCCTTTCAAATTAGCGAGGCTGCAATCTTAACAAAATCAAGCGATGCAATACACAATGTGTTTATTTCAGGTTGTGGAGGTTCAGGAATTGGTGGAACCATTGTTGCCGAATTAGTAGCTGGCGAAGCTACCGTGCCAATTACCGTTAACAAAGACTACTTTATTCCGGCTTTTGTTTCTAAAAACACATTGGCAATTATTTGTTCATATAGTGGAAACACCGAAGAAACTATAAGTGCAATGGAGTTTGCTAGCAAACAAAAAGCAAAAATTGTTTGTGTTACTTCTGGTGGTAAAATTGCAGAGATGGCAAAAGCTGCCGGATACGATTGCATATTTATCCCTCCCGGTCGACCGCCTCGCGCTAGTTTTGGATATTCCGGACTGCAACTTTTTAAAATTTTGCACTTCAACGGTATAATTAGTGATGCCTATAAAAACGATTTATTAAACGCTATTAAATTGCTCGATGCAGAAGAAAGCGACATACAAAAAACCGCTTTGGAAGTGGCACAAAAATTTGTTGGTAAAACTCCTGTAATATATACTCTTGGGGCTACTGAGGGTGTTGCTGTGCGCTTTCGCCAACAAATTAACGAAAATGGAAAAATGCTTTGCTGGCACCATGTTATCCCCGAAATGAATCACAATGAATTAGTTGGTTGGACACATAAAAACGACAATCTTATAGTTTGTGCTATTCGCAATAAGAACGATTTTTATCGTTCAGTAAAACGCCTGGAAGTGAATAAATCAGTATTTGAAAAATACACCCCACACTATGTTGAATTGCATAGTAAAGGCGATTCTAAAATTGAAAATGCTTTGTATCACATCCATTTGGGAGATTGGATTAGTTGTTTTATTGCCGATATTAATAAAATTGATGCTACAGAAGTAAATGTGATCAATCACTTAAAAAATGAGTTGGCAAAAATTTAA
- the lipB gene encoding lipoyl(octanoyl) transferase LipB: MQTVIFRDLGLMEYQDAWTYQENLFAQIIAQKMSNREALDNNSQPTKNYLLFCEHPPVYTLGKSGSEKNLLISKQELSENNIGYFPINRGGDITFHGPGQLVGYPILDLDNFFTDVHKYLRFLEEAIILTLADFGLVGERYPGYTGVWLDASHPEKARKICAMGVRCSRWVTMHGFALNVSTNLDFFNQIVPCGISNKAVTSIEKECVKKIEMPLVKERLKTHFQNLFECMLQPENYSLVTN, from the coding sequence ATGCAAACAGTTATTTTTCGCGATTTAGGATTGATGGAGTATCAGGATGCATGGACGTATCAGGAAAATCTGTTTGCACAAATAATTGCGCAAAAAATGAGCAATCGTGAGGCGCTAGATAATAACTCACAACCAACAAAAAACTATTTATTGTTTTGCGAACATCCTCCGGTTTATACACTTGGAAAGAGCGGTTCCGAAAAAAATTTATTGATTAGTAAACAAGAATTATCTGAAAATAACATTGGGTACTTTCCCATTAACCGTGGCGGCGACATTACCTTTCATGGTCCGGGTCAGTTAGTAGGCTACCCTATTTTAGATTTGGACAATTTTTTTACCGACGTACATAAATACTTACGATTTCTTGAAGAAGCCATAATATTAACACTCGCCGATTTTGGATTAGTTGGAGAACGGTATCCCGGTTATACAGGAGTTTGGTTGGATGCAAGTCATCCTGAAAAAGCGCGAAAAATTTGCGCCATGGGAGTACGGTGTAGTCGTTGGGTTACAATGCACGGTTTTGCATTAAATGTTTCAACAAATCTCGATTTCTTTAACCAAATTGTTCCTTGCGGGATAAGCAACAAGGCCGTTACCTCAATAGAAAAGGAGTGCGTTAAAAAAATTGAAATGCCCCTCGTAAAAGAACGTTTAAAAACTCACTTTCAAAATCTGTTTGAGTGTATGCTTCAACCAGAAAATTATTCATTAGTTACAAATTAA
- a CDS encoding alkylphosphonate utilization protein has protein sequence MEVKDSNGNLLNTGDSVTVIKSLKVKGLSTDIKRGQVVKNIRLTDNEHEIEGKVNGTLLVLKTEFLKKA, from the coding sequence ATGGAAGTTAAAGACAGCAATGGAAACTTACTGAATACCGGTGACTCGGTTACAGTTATAAAAAGTTTAAAAGTAAAAGGATTATCTACAGATATAAAGCGCGGTCAAGTAGTAAAAAACATACGACTTACCGATAATGAGCATGAAATTGAAGGAAAAGTAAATGGAACTCTACTGGTGTTGAAAACTGAGTTTTTGAAAAAAGCTTAG
- a CDS encoding serine hydrolase, with translation MKIAKQLLKWIVIILVVASISLAISGKTYLFKAIANTYLKGRSGPSISEYKIFSYHTVLNDSAQNWPSARDFNKNKLSAEQRVEFEDYKTTAFLVLKNDSVKYEEYWDGFSDTSHTNSFSMGKSIVSILVGIAIDEHKIKSVDQPIVDFIPEFAVGANAKVTVKHLLTMSSGINFDEDYINPFAYPAAAYYGSDLKALTYDYQVTEEPGKNWKYLSGNTELLGFVLEKATGKSISEYASEKLWKPMGANHPAYWSLDHEGGVEKAYCCFNSNARDFARFGSLYLHQGSWKGKQLVSKQYVQESIRAADLIDDNGGKNNKYGYSWWLLNYKNHPIYYMRGILGQYVFVIPDKNMVVVRLGHKRSTEKINDHPKDVYLFLDAALAMD, from the coding sequence ATGAAAATTGCTAAACAACTACTTAAATGGATTGTAATTATACTTGTGGTAGCAAGCATTTCGTTGGCTATTAGTGGTAAAACATATTTGTTTAAAGCAATTGCAAATACTTATTTAAAAGGGCGTTCAGGACCCTCAATTAGCGAATATAAAATTTTTAGCTACCATACTGTTTTAAACGACTCTGCTCAAAACTGGCCCTCTGCAAGAGATTTCAATAAAAATAAACTCAGCGCCGAACAACGTGTTGAATTTGAAGACTATAAAACCACTGCTTTTCTTGTGTTGAAAAACGATTCAGTGAAATACGAAGAATATTGGGATGGATTTAGTGATACATCGCATACTAATTCATTTTCAATGGGTAAAAGTATTGTGAGTATTTTAGTTGGAATTGCAATTGATGAACATAAAATTAAAAGTGTTGATCAGCCCATTGTTGATTTTATTCCCGAATTTGCTGTTGGTGCAAATGCAAAAGTTACCGTGAAACATTTGCTTACTATGAGTTCCGGGATTAATTTCGATGAAGATTATATTAACCCTTTTGCTTATCCGGCTGCAGCCTATTATGGCTCCGATTTAAAAGCATTAACATACGATTATCAAGTAACCGAAGAACCCGGAAAAAACTGGAAATACCTGAGCGGGAATACCGAATTACTCGGATTTGTGTTGGAGAAAGCAACCGGTAAAAGTATTAGTGAATACGCCTCCGAAAAACTTTGGAAACCAATGGGAGCTAATCATCCGGCATATTGGAGTTTGGATCACGAAGGAGGAGTTGAAAAAGCATATTGTTGTTTTAACAGCAATGCTCGCGACTTTGCTCGCTTTGGTTCGCTTTACTTACATCAAGGTTCATGGAAAGGAAAGCAATTAGTTTCGAAACAGTATGTTCAAGAATCAATTCGGGCTGCCGATTTAATCGACGACAATGGTGGCAAAAACAATAAATACGGGTATAGTTGGTGGTTGCTGAATTACAAAAATCATCCAATTTATTACATGCGTGGAATTTTAGGGCAATATGTTTTTGTAATTCCTGATAAAAATATGGTAGTGGTGCGCTTAGGACACAAACGATCAACAGAAAAAATAAACGACCATCCAAAAGATGTATACCTCTTTTTGGACGCTGCTCTTGCAATGGATTAA
- a CDS encoding T9SS type A sorting domain-containing protein — protein sequence MFTSAGWYKNDVGAYLTNDASFEIYMKPTTLSNFSGGAGNFDVESVGATLVYSNTAVGLPASIGWVDFTFSTPYSWNGTDNIMVLTRWVRTGAGTAAVNWAATSGFSPAVVSHSFSATSTMGTLYTSGSRANIHFSVTPVGIDKQSAGAKLSVYPNPAKDRINLKFEDSYPAKSMSISNAMGAIVFSETLQKGQTEILLNNLEAGIYFLKIEMPDAVLSKKLVIVND from the coding sequence TTGTTTACAAGTGCCGGTTGGTATAAAAACGATGTTGGAGCTTATTTAACGAACGATGCCAGTTTCGAAATTTATATGAAGCCAACTACCTTATCCAATTTTTCGGGAGGTGCCGGAAATTTTGATGTTGAGTCGGTTGGTGCCACTTTGGTTTATAGCAATACAGCAGTTGGATTACCGGCTTCAATTGGCTGGGTAGATTTTACTTTTTCAACTCCTTATAGTTGGAATGGAACAGACAATATTATGGTTTTAACACGTTGGGTGCGTACTGGTGCAGGAACAGCTGCTGTAAACTGGGCAGCTACTTCAGGCTTTAGTCCTGCTGTTGTTTCGCATTCATTTAGTGCTACTTCTACAATGGGTACATTATATACTAGTGGAAGTAGAGCAAATATTCATTTCAGTGTAACTCCGGTTGGTATTGATAAGCAGAGCGCCGGAGCTAAACTTTCGGTATATCCCAATCCCGCCAAGGATAGAATAAACCTGAAATTTGAGGATTCGTATCCTGCAAAAAGTATGAGTATCAGTAATGCGATGGGTGCAATTGTATTCTCAGAAACTTTACAAAAGGGACAAACAGAAATTTTGTTGAATAATTTAGAAGCTGGTATTTATTTTTTGAAGATAGAGATGCCGGATGCTGTTTTATCTAAAAAGCTGGTGATTGTTAATGATTAG